One Onychostoma macrolepis isolate SWU-2019 chromosome 10, ASM1243209v1, whole genome shotgun sequence genomic region harbors:
- the rad51c gene encoding DNA repair protein RAD51 homolog 3 codes for MHRTVPSLPLAPSVKVKLINAGFQLASDLIDMRPLQLCKEAGISQEEAVEVLQMLRDDGQPHQQRAATESLTALDLLHQEQAVGSIVTFCSALDDALGGGVPVGKTTEICGAPGVGKTQLCMQLAVDVQIPVCFGGLGGKALYIDTEGSFLVQRVADMAEAAVQHCTLLAEDTEQRQALEELTVEKILSNLFLVRCHDYVELLAEVYLLPDFLSEHPEVRLVVIDSIAFPFRHDFEDLSQRTRLLNGLAQQLIQLATQHSVAVILTNQMTTRVSNGQSKLVPALGESWGHAATQRLILHWKGLRRLASLYKSPSQMEATIQYQITVQGFRDAPDEPRPTTASSAVSSPSGNHSKRLRMEDLS; via the exons ATGCACAGGACTGTGCCCAGCCTCCCCCTGGCGCCCTCAGTGAAGGTGAAGCTCATCAACGCGGGTTTCCAACTGGCGTCTGACTTGATTGACATGCGTCCTCTTCAGCTCTGCAAAG AGGCAGGTATCTCACAGGAGGAGGCAGTGGAGGTGCTGCAGATGTTGAGGGATGATGGCCAGCCTCACCAGCAGAGGGCAGCAACAGAGAGCCTAACAGCTCTGGATCTCCTGCACCAGGAGCAGGCTGTGGGGAGCATAGTGACATTCTGCTCGGCCCTGGATGATGCCCTCGGAGGGGGCGTGCCTGTGGGAAAGACCACTGAGATCTGCGGGGCCCCTGGTGTTGGAAAGACTCAGCTGTG catgCAGCTGGCTGTGGATGTGCAGATTCCTGTGTGTTTTGGAGGTCTGGGAGGAAAGGCACTGTATATAGACACAGAAGGGAGTTTCTTAGTGCAGAGGGTTGCTGATATGGCAGAGGCAGCCGTGCAGCACTGCACTCTCCTGGCAGAGGATACAG AACAGAGACAGGCTTTAGAGGAACTTACTGTCGAGAAGATCCTCTCAAACCTCTTCTTGGTCCGTTGCCATGACTATGTAGAGCTGTTAGCTGAGGTTTACCTCCTACCTGACTTCCTTTCTGAGCATCCCGAG GTGAGGTTAGTAGTGATTGACAGCATCGCCTTTCCATTCCGGCATGACTTTGAGGATCTTTCTCAGAGGACTCGTCTCCTAAATGGCCTTGCCCAGCAGCTCATTCAACTAGCAACACAACATAGTGTAGCG GTTATTTTGACCAATCAGATGACGACAAGAGTTTCAAATGGCCAATCTAAGCTGGTTCCTGCATTAG GTGAGAGTTGGGGTCATGCTGCGACGCAGAGGCTCATCCTGCACTGGAAGGGACTGCGAAG GCTCGCCTCCCTGTACAAGTCCCCAAGTCAAATGGAAGCCACAATTCAATATCAAATCACA GTCCAGGGTTTTAGGGATGCCCCAGATGAACCCAGACCTACTACTGCTTCATCTGCAGTCTCATCTCCTTCAGGAAACCACAGCAAACGCCTTCGAATGGAGGATCTGTCTTGA
- the atg101 gene encoding autophagy-related protein 101, protein MNCRSEVLEVSVEGRQVDEAMLALLHTILLHRSTGKFHYKKEGTYSIGTVGTQDVDCDFIDFTFVRVSSDELDRVIRKAVAEFKDALGNSGSDGMGQISLEFYQKKKSRWPFSDECIPWEVWSIKVNVVNLANEQERQICREKVGEKLGEKVINIVEVINRHEYLPKMPTQSEVDNVFDTSLKDVQPYLYKITFQITDSLGTSVSTTMRRLIKDTLAL, encoded by the exons ATGAACTGTCGATCAGAAGTCCTGGAGGTGTCGGTGGAGGGCAGGCAGGTGGACGAGGCCATGCTGGCCCTCCTGCACACCATCCTCCTGCACCGCAGCACAGGTAAATTTCACTATAAGAAAGAGGGCACGTACTCCATCGGCACGGTGGGAACTCAAGACGTGGACTGCGACTTCATCGACTTCACATTCGTGCGAGTGTCGTCTGATGAGCTTGACAGGGTTATCAGGAAAGCAGTAGCCGAGTTTAAG GATGCTCTTGGTAATTCTGGGAGTGATGGCATGGGTCAGATCTCTTTGGAGTTCTACCAGAAGAAGAAGTCACGCTGGCCCTTTTCAGACGAATGCATCCCCTGGGAGGTCTGGAGCATCAAGGTGAACGTGGTGAACCTGGCCAACGAACAGGAGCGTCAGATCTGCAGGGAGAAGGTTGGCGAGAAGCTCGGCGAGAAAGTCATCAACATCGTGGAGGTCATTAACCGTCATGAGTATCTTCCCAAGATGCCCACACAGTCAGAGGTGGACAATGTGTTCGATACGAGTTTGAAAGACGTTCAACCGTATCTGTACAAGATCACATTCCAGATCACTGATTCTCTGGGCACGTCAGTGAGCACTACCATGAGGAGGCTGATCAAAGACACGCTGGCATTGTAA
- the zbtb21 gene encoding zinc finger and BTB domain-containing protein 21: MESLGHYCNPSHGISLLGVLNEQRLKGQLCDVVLLVGDQQYQAHKSVLAACSEYFQSMFSRRDAENRSIVQLDFCEPDAFEIVLNYIYSSSLFVEKCSLAAIQELGYSLGIPFLTNIMSVRPQASYSVSRKRISEEEDGATQKQSVIVHQGQGEQPGMDVFQRKSSTLQGKPFKQATEPPSLTHDFSNQSQSSGHVRPNEKESNSTSNSRSSYKNTDEGNCRSIISSPTSILRRRTEYRSQSMRPQLTSSVSFSESVQHANLQSDQTDGAIDGRMEASHDSRAVGEHQGPRNQTVDRSGPLIKSLLRRSLSMDSPVPVFSPALELKDSQSREQSVVKLITTTARSPSPENEHRVSKDMPLLLRSRQRNAYQTEGTQTTPLRIKVEPSSPLADPSEIVRITVGDNLPVNFKDFQANYDEGPRGYFTPSMKRKTKIDGSYMPFKRSRPVNEHHLMHQESTFDEVPYNSNMDNSNEEPGELRPNKMFKCWNCLKVFRSNAGLYRHVNMYHNPEKPYACDICHKRFHTNFKVWTHCQTQHGVVQNPAPSSSSYSVLDEKFQRKLIDIVREREIKKALIMKLRRSKQGLQSQPFGRKNRRSRSYGCPYCGKMFFFQSHLKLHMKGHSAEPANLDMDAERDLQYKQQQLTHLKENQDKDVFSCRLCNEKLPSLTELEDHERACRYATVCPYCGLRFSNTVVKKDHEAHCKYKKLTCLECMRTFKSSFSIWRHQVEVHNHNMMSVKEQLTLGLQESNHDESSSILGVPPQESMRDSREEGVYSDSSVPPMYDSEDSSSYVPEDLSAHGPGELQVKEEPQEEAVSAKDGMSTASVGSEEPGVWPCEKCGKLFSAHKDLERHQELLCHIKPFICHICHKAFRTNFRLWSHYQSHMSTPEEPGMRDELQSSPSPSPPLTISIPEPPTSPLKATHSGMDAPGEEPRGSMSPSTKLKKPEQDKTGDDEPREQSHAKSDSTEKTITPQESDTLFYHAPTLSALTFKRQYMCKFCHRTFKTAFSLWSHEQSHT, encoded by the coding sequence ATGGAGAGCCTGGGGCACTACTGTAACCCTTCCCATGGTATTTCACTGCTGGGTGTCCTCAACGAGCAGCGGTTGAAGGGTCAGCTCTGTGATGTTGTGTTGTTAGTGGGTGATCAACAATACCAGGCCCATAAAAGCGTCCTTGCAGCATGCAGTGAATATTTCCAGTCTATGTTCTCCAGAAGGGATGCAGAGAACCGCTCCATTGTTCAGCTTGACTTCTGTGAGCCTGATGCATTTGAGATTGTACTAAACTACATCTACTCCTCATCTCTGTTTGTGGAGAAATGCAGCCTGGCAGCTATACAGGAGCTGGGATATAGCCTCGGCATTCCCTTTCTGACCAACATCATGTCTGTAAGACCTCAGGCGTCATACTCTGTGTCAAGGAAACGGATCTCTGAGGAAGAGGATGGCGCTACTCAAAAGCAAAGTGTGATTGTACATCAAGGTCAAGGTGAGCAGCCTGGCATGGATGTGTTTCAGAGGAAAAGTTCAACTCTTCAGGGAAAACCGTTTAAACAGGCCACAGAGCCACCCTCGCTCACACACGATTTCAGTAATCAGAGCCAATCCTCAGGACACGTCAGACCAAATGAAAAAGAGTCCAACAGTACCTCCAACAGCAGAAGTTCATATAAAAACACAGACGAGGGCAATTGCAGATCCATCATCTCCTCACCAACGTCCATACTGAGACGTCGAACTGAATACCGATCGCAATCTATGAGGCCGCAACTAACATCCTCAGTGTCATTCAGCGAGTCTGTACAGCATGCAAACCTACAATCAGATCAAACTGACGGCGCCATTGATGGAAGAATGGAAGCATCGCATGATTCCAGAGCAGTGGGTGAACATCAAGGTCCACGCAACCAAACCGTAGACAGAAGTGGGCCACTTATTAAAAGTCTGCTGCGCAGATCATTGTCGATGGATAGTCCAGTTCCCGTTTTTTCTCCAGCTCTGGAGCTAAAGGACTCACAAAGTCGAGAACAGTCTGTGGTCAAGTTAATTACCACAACAGCAAGGTCGCCATCCCCTGAAAATGAGCATCGGGTGTCAAAAGATATGCCACTTCTTCTCAGGTCGAGACAGCGAAATGCATATCAGACGGAGGGCACTCAAACGACTCCACTCAGAATTAAAGTGGAGCCTAGCAGTCCTCTTGCTGACCCCTCTGAAATAGTTCGCATTACTGTTGGAGACAACCTGCCGGTAAATTTCAAAGACTTTCAGGCAAACTATGATGAAGGTCCGAGAGGCTACTTCACTCCCTCGATGAAGAGGAAGACTAAGATAGATGGCAGTTATATGCCCTTTAAGAGATCTAGGCCTGTTAATGAGCATCATCTGATGCATCAGGAAAGCACATTTGATGAGGTACCTTACAATTCCAACATGGACAATAGTAATGAGGAACCTGGAGAACTTCGGCCTAACAAAATGTTTAAGTGCTGGAACTGCCTGAAGGTTTTCAGGTCCAATGCAGGTCTGTATCGCCATGTGAACATGTACCACAATCCAGAGAAGCCGTATGCGTGCGACATTTGCCACAAACGCTTTCACACGAACTTCAAAGTCTGGACTCACTGCCAAACCCAACACGGCGTGGTTCAAAATCCCGCACCCTCTTCTAGTTCCTATTCTGTCCTAGATGAGAAGTTTCAGAGGAAGCTAATTGATATTGTTCGAGAGCGGGAGATAAAGAAGGCCTTGATTATGAAGCTCCGGAGATCCAAGCAAGGCCTGCAGTCGCAACCCTTCGGCAGGAAAAACAGGCGATCGAGGTCCTATGGATGTCCCTACTGTggcaaaatgtttttctttcaatCGCACTTAAAACTACATATGAAAGGACACTCCGCTGAGCCGGCTAACCTTGACATGGATGCTGAGAGAGACCTTCAATACAAGCAGCAGCAGTTGACACATCTTAAAGAAAACCAAGATAAGGACGTCTTTTCTTGCCGGCTCTGCAATGAGAAACTGCCCTCTTTGACTGAATTAGAAGACCATGAGAGAGCTTGCAGGTATGCTACCGTCTGCCCATACTGCGGACTTCGATTCTCCAACACAGTTGTCAAAAAAGATCACGAAGCTCATTGCAAGTACAAGAAGCTGACCTGCCTTGAGTGTATGCGCACGTTCAAGTCTTCTTTCAGCATATGGCGTCATCAGGTTGAAGTTCACAATCACAACATGATGAGTGTGAAGGAGCAGTTGACTCTCGGTCTCCAAGAGAGTAATCATGACGAATCATCCAGCATTCTCGGAGTTCCTCCTCAGGAATCGATGCGTGACTCCAGAGAGGAAGGAGTGTACAGTGACTCATCGGTTCCACCCATGTATGATTCTGAAGACTCATCGTCTTATGTCCCAGAGGACTTGAGTGCTCATGGTCCGGGAGAGCTGCAGGTCAAAGAGGAACCTCAAGAGGAAGCAGTATCAGCCAAGGATGGCATGAGCACCGCTTCTGTTGGATCCGAGGAACCGGGCGTTTGGCCTTGTGAGAAGTGTGGGAAGCTTTTCAGTGCCCACAAAGACCTGGAACGTCATCAAGAACTGCTTTGCCACATCAAACCCTTCATCTGCCACATATGTCACAAAGCATTCAGGACCAACTTCCGCCTCTGGAGCCACTATCAGTCCCACATGTCCACACCTGAAGAGCCAGGGATGAGAGATGAGCTTCAGTCTTCTCCATCTCCTTCTCCACCTCTTACAATTTCCATCCCAGAGCCTCCAACTTCTCCACTTAAAGCGACCCATTCTGGGATGGATGCCCCAGGAGAGGAACCCAGAGGCTCCATGTCACCGTCAACCAAACTCAAGAAGCCAGAGCAGGACAAAACAGGCGATGATGAGCCTAGGGAACAATCTCACGCCAAGTCTGACAGCACAGAAAAAACGATCACCCCTCAGGAATCCGACACGCTATTTTACCATGCCCCAACTCTCTCTGCGCTCACCTTTAAACGGCAGTACATGTGCAAATTCTGTCACCGGACATTTAAGACCGCTTTCAGTCTGTGGAGTCATGAGCAGAGCCATACGTAA
- the umodl1 gene encoding uromodulin-like 1, with translation MHWVVGTWLITSLLGLGMGHNTLFEGYDRTLSGYHLCNMTESVSVTHVISYPTSYTQKKPCGGWLPWTMCDVTVYKTEYRTQVSDMTKQVMKCCHGYEQVGSYCALSLNRSAEFTSKPGLCPPTRATGCLSNNSNSSGSVCNWDIDCPQWQKCCLIENTSLISQCSDPVPSVNRTWCFNVTVTVKKTYELITWDKGLFNHTRLLHSVITGALGIDQISVHHVWTKTAGPFTTSSSLLVCSSKVILLEDISTKLYLLGIIEEVTNLVVQGMTNLISPPPTTTTTTPSWTTHSLPQPTTTTPSSTCDYTPEIISILSYNVTASSFHVAWTTNIQTGVTFYLVLLNGSNEIQKWQVMSYNWTFTDLSPVVLHTVRVTPVACGNQGNPIEIKVRTDGQSLGATARLKGVNYTEALKNPNSDEYKAFCDSVMNETLLSLSSEIRALVISGQVIIQITSLSSGSIIVNFSIIFQPGSNLSMSIVSSALMGSLQNSSVYEVDSNSIYIADPDECFLDKADCSPWAYCNNTFGSYICDCWSGYTDLNPSRPGRSCAVFLFMATTPTTNYPGVSSDSTGTTTSSTTMSGNPTMSSTVSTTHVQHNTTTSSASTATNGPTTATTKIPTTTLAPTTQNSVRTTTPDSQISSTPPDLIFHVAVECIPWYVTVVIRRGVLHNHYIQESSLYLGKAECGLSGGNASHVWLTTSWENCGTTLVHNDTHHLANVTLYNSVSTVSSVRLKVPVTCSYPRGILISTGYGPSGYFDDLVAGSGMFQVIVRLLKGTIPLPENYTLFTDDEIIVEVGVNTTVSQIKVVIDKCWVTSSSDSSETPYNLFLDKGCEVTNLYTTVLQNGNDTVALLSVQLFKAVDFDVIYLHCQVQICVEIQNGTCRPVMSVQTDTSDTSNTVQSVGFILLGVGVFLFSLAAIAGLVYHKRKIGNYNFRCKPQQQNFTYHVFDT, from the exons ATGCATTGGGTTGTTGGTACCTGGTTAATCACATCTCTTCTCGGCCTTGGAATGGGGCAcaacactttatttgaag GATATGACCGGACTCTGTCAGGTTATCATCTGTGTAATATGACTGAGTCTGTGTCAGTGACCCATGTGATCTCCTATCCAACCTCGTACACCCAGAAGAAACCGTGTGGTGGCTGGCTGCCATGGACAATGTGTGATGTCACAGTTTATAAGACAGAATACCGAACACAGGTGTCTGACATGACCAAGCAGGTCATGAAATGCTGCCATGGCTATGAACAAGTTGGGAGTTACTGTGCCTTGT CCTTGAACAGAAGTGCAGAATTCACATCCAAGCCAGGATTGTGTCCCCCAACAAGAGCGACAGGGTGTCTGAGTAATAATTCAAACTCCTCCGGCTCTGTGTGCAACTGGGACATTGATTGTCCTCAGTGGCAAAAATGCTGCCTGATTGAAAACACCTCCCTCATCTCTCAGTGCTCAGACCCTGTACCATCAG TCAACAGAACCTGGTGCTTCAATGTGACAGTAACAGTTAAGAAAACCTATGAGCTAATTACCTGGGACAAAGGACTCTTCAACCACACCAGACTGCTGCACTCTGTG ATAACTGGCGCTCTGGGAATTGATCAAATTTCTGTGCATCATGTCTGGACAAAAACAGCAGGGCCCTTCACAACCTCTTCCTCATTGCTGGTTTGTTCTTCTAAAGTTATCTTACTAGAAGACATCTCTACAAAACTGTATCTGCTGGGAATCATTGAGGAGGTGACTAATTTGGTGGTGCAAGGTATGACAAATCTGATTT CTCCACCACcaaccaccaccaccaccaccccATCCTGGACTACTCACTCTCTACCACAACCAACCACCACCACCCCATC TTCTACATGCG ACTACACACCTGAGATCATCAGCATCCTCTCTTATAATGTCACTGCATCATCCTTCCATGTGGCATGGACCACCAACATCCAGACAGGGGTCACCTTCTACCTGGTTCTGCTAAATGGGAGCAATGAGATACAAAAGTGGCAAGTGATGAGCTATAATTGGACATTCACCGACCTGAGTCCTGTGGTTCTTCATACTGTACGTGTCACTCCAGTAGCCTGTGGTAACCAGGGAAACCCCATAGAGATCAAAGTGAGAACAG ATGGACAGTCTCTTGGAGCTACAGCCCGCTTGAAAGGCGTGAATTATACAGAGGCCTTGAAAAACCCAAACAGTGATGAATATAAGGCGTTCTGTGACAGTGTCATGAATGAG ACTCTTTTGTCCTTGTCTTCAGAGATACGTGCACTAGTCATCTCTGGACAGGTCATCATCCAGATAACATCCCTCTCATCCGGCAGCATAATTGTGAACTTTTCCATCATATTTCAACCCGGCAGCAACTTGAGCATGTCAATTGTGTCCAGTGCTCTGATGGGGTCTCTTCAGAACAGCTCCGTATATGAAGTAGACAGTAACAGTATATACATAGCAG ATCCAGATGAGTGTTTTCTGGATAAGGCAGACTGCTCTCCATGGGCTTACTGTAATAACACTTTTGGCTCATACATCTGTGACTGTTGGTCTGGATACACAGACTTGAACCCCAGTAGACCAGGGCGCAGCTGTGCAG TTTTCCTGTTCATGGCCACAACTCCCACCACAAACTACCCTGGAGTATCTTCAGATTCCACGGGCACTACAACATCTTCCACCACCATGTCTGGAAACCCAACTATGAGCAGTACAGTGAGCACAACTCATGttcagcacaacacaacaacGTCTTCAGCTTCCACAGCTACTAACGGACCAACAACAGCGACGACCAAAATTCCTACAACAACACTTGCACCTACGACGCAGAACTCTGTCAGAACTACAACTCCCGATTCTCAGATATCAAGCACTCCACCAGATTTGATCTTCCATGTAGCTGTTGAGTGCATCCCGTGGTATGTAACAGTCGTTATAAGGCGTGGCGTCTTGCACAACCATTACATCCAAGAGAGTTCCCTGTACCTCGGTAAAGCAGAATGTGGTCTCAGCGGGGGAAATGCATCCCATGTGTGGCTCACTACATCTTGGGAGAACTGTGGTACTACACTAGTGCAT aaCGATACCCATCATTTAGCTAATGTGACTCTATATAACAGCGTGAGCACTGTTTCTTCTGTGCGTCTGAAAGTTCCTGTCACTTGCTCTTACCCCAGAGGCATCCTCATCTCCACGGGATACGGCCCCTCAGG GTATTTTGATGACCTAGTGGCAGGATCGGGTATGTTCCAGGTTATTGTGCGGCTGCTGAAAGGGACGATTCCTTTACCTGAAAATTACACCCTCTTCACTGATGATGAAATCATTGTAGAGGTTGGGGTCAACACTACTGTCTCCCAAATCAAAGTTGTCATCGACAAGTGCTGGGTCACTTCCAGCAGCGATTCATCAGAGACTCCCTACAATCTGTTTCTGGATAAAGG TTGTGAAGTGacaaacctatacacaactgtTCTTCAGAACGGAAATGACACTGTGGCTTTGCTATCAGTGCAGCTATTCAAAGCTGTAGATTTCGACGTCATCTACCTGCACTGCCAGGTCCAGATCTGTGTTGAAATTCAGAACGGCACCTGCAGACCTGTga TGTCGGTCCAAACAGATACATCAGATACATCAAATACTGTGCAGTCTGTTGGATTTATTCTGCTTGGTGTTGGGGTGTTTCTGTTTTCCCTGGCTGCCATTGCAGGATTGGTGTATCATAAAAGGAAAATCGGCAACTACAACTTTCGTTGTAAACCACAGCAACAGAACTTCACCTATCATGTTTTTGACACCTAA